Genomic segment of Campylobacter ureolyticus ACS-301-V-Sch3b:
TGCCCTTGCATAAATTTACACGCTTCAATTCTTCCAAAATACAGAGGAGCTAGCCCTATACAATCAGCTATTGTAAATAATGATAAAATTAGTGGTGTAACAGCTATGAAAATGGGCGAAAAACTTGATGATGGAGATATGCTTGGATTTTCATTTTTAGATATCAGCCATTTAAAAAGTGATGAGGTTTTTAAACAAATGGAGGCATTAGCTTCAAATTTAACAGTTAAAATTTTAAAAAATTTAAATAATATAGAAAATTTTTCTCAATTTGATGCTCTTTCATCAAAATGTTCAAAGATAAAAAAAGATGACGGTTTAGTTAAATTTAGTGATGATGCAAAAGCAGTTTTTCAAAAATTTAAAGCATTTTATCCATGGCCTGGAATATTTTTAGAAGATGGAACGAAGCTTTTAGATATTGAGTTTGTGGGTGATAGTAAAAGCAATGATTTTGGAAAAATTGTAAATTTGGATAAAAAAAGCTTTGATATAAATTTTAAAAACGGTGTTATAAAGATTTTAAAAATACAAGAAAAAGCTAAAAAGCCACTTTTAGCAAATGATTTTATTAATGGAAAAAGATTAAAAATAGGCGATATTTTATGAAAAAAATTTTAATTGCATTTGTTATTTTAGCTATTGCAATGAGTTTTTATAAATATCAAAAAGCAAAAGAAGAGGCTAAAATAGAAGCTGTAAGAAATTTATCAGATGAAGAACTTGAAGATTTATGCTTGAATAAATACAACAAAGCAGCTTGCACGGTTAGAGGCACAAGATTTATAAAGGAAAATAAATAAATGGAAATTTTTTATATTCAAACTTGTTCTTCAACTCAAAATGAAATTTTAGAAATTTTAAAAGAAAATGTTAAAAAGCCACCATTTGCAATTGTGTCAAAAACCCAGACTAATGGTATTGGAAGTAGGGGAAATAGTTGGCAAAGTAGCGAGGGAAATTTGTTTTTATCATTTTGCATTGGAAAAAATGATTTAAATAGCGATATTAATACATCGTCTTTAAGTATATATTTTTCTTATATTTTTAAAATTATTTTAAGCGAGCTTGGCTCAAATGTTTGGATTAAGTGGCCAAATGATTTTTATATCGGTAAAGATAAAATTGGCGGAGTTATAACCACTAAATTTAGGGATATTTATATTTGTGGAATAGGGCTTAATTTGGTTTCAAACGGTGAGTATATTAAGCATTTAGACATAAAAGTAGATATTGATGACTTACTCATAAAATATTTTAAAAAACTAGAAGAAAAAATTTCATGGAAGCAAATTTTTAGCAAGTTTTTGATAGAATTTGAAAAGTCAAAAGATTTTTGTTCGCACATCGATGACAGGAGTGTTTT
This window contains:
- the fmt gene encoding methionyl-tRNA formyltransferase gives rise to the protein MRVIFMGTPSYAVAILDKLIKKNYNIVGVFTQPDKVVGRKKILTPPDVKNYILKNNLNIEIFQPNSLREDAIYKEILTLNPDIIIVAAYGQILPKNILEICPCINLHASILPKYRGASPIQSAIVNNDKISGVTAMKMGEKLDDGDMLGFSFLDISHLKSDEVFKQMEALASNLTVKILKNLNNIENFSQFDALSSKCSKIKKDDGLVKFSDDAKAVFQKFKAFYPWPGIFLEDGTKLLDIEFVGDSKSNDFGKIVNLDKKSFDINFKNGVIKILKIQEKAKKPLLANDFINGKRLKIGDIL
- a CDS encoding biotin--[acetyl-CoA-carboxylase] ligase, which codes for MEIFYIQTCSSTQNEILEILKENVKKPPFAIVSKTQTNGIGSRGNSWQSSEGNLFLSFCIGKNDLNSDINTSSLSIYFSYIFKIILSELGSNVWIKWPNDFYIGKDKIGGVITTKFRDIYICGIGLNLVSNGEYIKHLDIKVDIDDLLIKYFKKLEEKISWKQIFSKFLIEFEKSKDFCSHIDDRSVLLKNAILCDDGSILIDNKKVYSLR